The nucleotide sequence ATGCCCGCCTGCAGGTGGCGCGCCACCTCCAGCACGTCGCCCATGACGGCGCTCGCGGCCGGGCCGGAACCCGCGCCCTCGCCGAAGAACATCGTCTCGCCCACGGCATCGCCCACCACGTAGATGGCGTTGTACACGCCGTTCACCGTGGCCAGCTGGTGCGACAGCGGCAGCATGGTGGGATGCACGCGCACGTCGATGCCCTCGTCGGTTCGGTGCGCGTGGGCCAGCAGCTTCACGCAGTAGCCCATGTCCTTCGCTATCTCCAGGTCGAGCGGCGTGATGTGGCGGATGCCCTCGGCGTGCACGTCATCGATGGTGACGCGCGAGTTGAAGGCGATGGATGCCAGGATGGCGATCTTCGCCGCCGCATCCAGGCCGTCGACGTCGGCGGTGGGGTCGGCCTCGGCGAAGCCCTTCGCCTGCGCCTCGGCCAGCACGTCGGCATAGGGCATGTCGTCCTCGGCCATGCGGGTGAGCATGTAGTTCGTCGTTCCGTTCACGATGCCCATGACGGAGTCGATACGGTTCGCGATGAGCGAGTGCTTCATCGGGTCGATGATGGGGATGCCGCCGCCCACGCTGGCCTCGAACGCGATCTCCTTGCCGGCCTCCTCGGCCGTGCGCATGACCTCTTCGCCGTGCGTGGCCATGAGCGCCTTGTTCGCCGTGACCACGTTCTTGCCGGCGCGCAGGGCGCCCAGCACCACGTCGCGTGCCACGGTGGTGCCGCCGATGAGCTCGATGACGATGTCGATGTCCGGGTCGTTCAGGATATCGTGGAAGTCCTGCGTGAAGATGTCCTCCACGCCGTGCTCGATAGCCTGCTCGGGGTTGCGCGAGCACACGCGCACCAGCTCCACGTCAATGCCGTAGTGGCGCTTGAATTCCTCGCGGTGGCTCTTCAGGATGTCGATGCACCCGCCGCCCACGGTACCGGTTCCCACGAGCCCAAGTTTAACCGTCATGTTGCTGCTCCTAAATGTCTCGACTGTAAAGGTCCTCGTACGTTTCGCGGCGCGTGGTCACGCGCGCCTCGCCGTCTTTCACGAACACGACTGCCGGGCGCGGCTGGCCGTTGTAGTTGCTCGACATGGTGTGGTTGTACGCGCCCGTGCCGAACACGGCCACGATGTCGCCCA is from Gordonibacter urolithinfaciens and encodes:
- a CDS encoding homoserine dehydrogenase → MTVKLGLVGTGTVGGGCIDILKSHREEFKRHYGIDVELVRVCSRNPEQAIEHGVEDIFTQDFHDILNDPDIDIVIELIGGTTVARDVVLGALRAGKNVVTANKALMATHGEEVMRTAEEAGKEIAFEASVGGGIPIIDPMKHSLIANRIDSVMGIVNGTTNYMLTRMAEDDMPYADVLAEAQAKGFAEADPTADVDGLDAAAKIAILASIAFNSRVTIDDVHAEGIRHITPLDLEIAKDMGYCVKLLAHAHRTDEGIDVRVHPTMLPLSHQLATVNGVYNAIYVVGDAVGETMFFGEGAGSGPAASAVMGDVLEVARHLQAGIPPFVGCTCTDKLPLVPMEELKTKYYIRFAVADRSGVLAAMAGVFASHDVSVHSVIQRGKKDGNSVDITYVTHTAREKSVRAVLADIAKLDDVLREEPSVIRVED